Part of the Paenarthrobacter sp. JL.01a genome is shown below.
TCGCCACGGGTGAGGTTGTTGTTGATCCACTCAACCCATGGAGCCATCTGCTCCCCTGGCTTCGGCTGGTTGAACTGCGAAATCAAGCCGGGCAGGTAAAGCATGGAGGAAGCGAAGATGACAGGCACGACGCCGGCCATGTTCACCTTGATGGGGATGTAGGTACTGGTACCGCCAACAGTGCGGCGGCCGATCATGCGCTTGGCGTACTGCACCGGAACACGGCGCTGCGACTGCTCAACGAAGACCACAAGGGCAACCGTAAGAAGACCGATGGCCAGAACGATGAAGAAGGTGCCCGGGCCCTTGGTCTCCCAGATGGAGCCCAGTGAGCGGGGGAAGCCGGCTGCGATGGAGGTGAAGATCAGCAGGGACATGCCGTTGCCGACACCGCGCTCGGTGACAAGCTCACCCATCCACATGATCAGGCCGGTGCCTGCTGTCAGCGTGATGATGATCAGGAGGGTGGTGATGATGCTCTCATCGGGGATGATCGGCAGGTTACAGCCGGGAAGCAGCTGCCCGGACCGGGCCAGGGACACCAAGGTAGTGGCGTTCAGCAGACCCAGGGCGATGGTGAGGTACCGGGTGTACTGCGTCAGCTTGGACTGTCCCGAGGAACCCTCTTCGTAAAGCTGCTGGAACCGGGGAATAACCACCCGGAGCAACTGCACGATGATGCTCGCCGTGATGTAGGGCATGATGCCCAGGGCGAAGATCGAGACCTGCAGCAACGCGCCGCCGCTGAACAAGTTCACCAACTGGTAGATGCCCTGCGAGGTGTCACCGTTGTTCAAGCATTGCTGGACATTCTGGTAGTTCACACCAGGCGAGGGGATGAAAGCTCCCAAGCGGAAGATTGTGATGATTCCCAGCGTGAACAACAACTTGCGTCGCAAATCAGGCGTCCGAAACGCCCGGCCGAATGCGCTTAGCAAGCGTCCTCCTGAGTAGAAAGTACAAGGATGTGGTCGGGCTCAATGAAACCCAACAACCGAGTCTAACTGCTTGTGACGCCGTCGTAATAATCGGGAGTCCACAACCACGAAAAAAATCCCGGTATCCGGGGCCGAAGCCCCGCATACCGGGATTCTTTATGACAGTGGGCTGATGCCCCACAAACCCTTAGAGGGTGGTGGTGGATCCGCCTGCTGCAGCGATCTTTTCCGAAGCGCTGGAAGAGAAGGCGTGGGCGGTGACGTCGACCTTTACGGTGATGTCGCCGGTGCCGAGCACCTTCACGGGCTGGTTCTTGCGAACGGCGCCCTTTTCAACCAGGGATTCAACGGTGACGGTGCCACCTTCCGGGAAGAGCTCGTTGAGCTTCTCCAGGTTAACAACCTGGAACTCAACCCGGAACGGGTTCTTGAAGCCGCGCAGCTTCGGCAGGCGCATGTGCAGCGGCAGCTGGCCGCCGGCAAAGCCAGCCTTTACCTGGTAGCGGGCCTTCGTACCCTTGGTACCGCGACCAGCGGTCTTACCCTTGGAGCCTTCACCACGACCAACACGGGTCTTGGCGGTCTTGGCACCCGGGGCGGGACGCAGGTGGTGGACCTTCAGAGCGTTCTGCTTCTCAGCAGCCTCTGCGGCGGTCTGGTTCTCTGCCATTACTTCGCCTCCTCTACATTCACGAGGTGCGGAACCGTGTTCAGGTAACCGACGGTTACAGCGTCAGCGGTACGGACAACGGTGTGTCCGATGCGCTTGAGGCCGAGGGACCGAAGGGTAGCGATCTGGTTCTGCTTGGCGCCGATGACGCCCTTGATCTGGGTGATCTCCAACTTGGCGTCGGAGGGAGTCAGGTTCTTAGCCATGACTAAACACCTGCCTTCTGGTTCTGGAGCGCGCGCACCAGAGCAGCAGGAGCAACCTCGTCCAGCGGCAGGCCACGGCGGGCAGCCACGGAAGCGGGCTCTTCGAGCTGCTTCAGAGCGTCAACGGTCGCGTGAACGATGTTGATCGCGTTGGAAGAACCGAGCGACTTGGAGAGGATGTCGTGGATACCCACGCACTCCAATACCGCGCGGACCGGACCACCGGCGATAACACCGGTACCGGCGGAAGCCGGACGCAGCAGGACAACGCCTGCAGCAGCCTCACCCTGCACACGGTGCGGGATGGTGTTGCCAACGCGGGGAACGCGGAAGAAGGACTTCTTGGCCTCTTCTACGCCCTTTGCGATAGCAGCGGGAACTTCCTTGGCCTTGCCGTAGCCAACGCCGACCAGACCGTTGCCGTCACCGACGACGACCAGAGCGGTGAAGCTGAAGCGACGACCACCCTTGACCACCTTGGCAACGCGGTTGATGGTGACAACGCGCTCTACGAACTGGCTCTTCTCGGCTTCACGACCGCCGTCGCGGCCACCACGGCCACCACGGTCGCCGCGGCCCTGGCCACGGTCGCCACGCTCGCCACGACGTCCGCCGCGGCGGTCATCGGTAGCGGGTGCGGTCTCAGTTGCTTCAGCAGCTACAGCTTCAGTCACCTGAATGTCCTTTTCGTTATTTTCAACGGTCACAGTGCCAGCCCACCTTCGCGAGCACCGTCAGCGACGGCGGCGAT
Proteins encoded:
- the secY gene encoding preprotein translocase subunit SecY, which codes for MLSAFGRAFRTPDLRRKLLFTLGIITIFRLGAFIPSPGVNYQNVQQCLNNGDTSQGIYQLVNLFSGGALLQVSIFALGIMPYITASIIVQLLRVVIPRFQQLYEEGSSGQSKLTQYTRYLTIALGLLNATTLVSLARSGQLLPGCNLPIIPDESIITTLLIIITLTAGTGLIMWMGELVTERGVGNGMSLLIFTSIAAGFPRSLGSIWETKGPGTFFIVLAIGLLTVALVVFVEQSQRRVPVQYAKRMIGRRTVGGTSTYIPIKVNMAGVVPVIFASSMLYLPGLISQFNQPKPGEQMAPWVEWINNNLTRGDHPIYMALYFAMIVFFTYFYVAITFNPEEVSDNMKKYGGFIPGIRAGKPTADYLQYVLSRITLPGALYLGFVALIPLVALVLINANQNFPFGGTSILIMVGVGLETVKQIDAQLQQRHYEGLLR
- the rpmD gene encoding 50S ribosomal protein L30, whose translation is MAKNLTPSDAKLEITQIKGVIGAKQNQIATLRSLGLKRIGHTVVRTADAVTVGYLNTVPHLVNVEEAK
- the rplO gene encoding 50S ribosomal protein L15 — its product is MAENQTAAEAAEKQNALKVHHLRPAPGAKTAKTRVGRGEGSKGKTAGRGTKGTKARYQVKAGFAGGQLPLHMRLPKLRGFKNPFRVEFQVVNLEKLNELFPEGGTVTVESLVEKGAVRKNQPVKVLGTGDITVKVDVTAHAFSSSASEKIAAAGGSTTTL
- the rpsE gene encoding 30S ribosomal protein S5 — its product is MTEAVAAEATETAPATDDRRGGRRGERGDRGQGRGDRGGRGGRDGGREAEKSQFVERVVTINRVAKVVKGGRRFSFTALVVVGDGNGLVGVGYGKAKEVPAAIAKGVEEAKKSFFRVPRVGNTIPHRVQGEAAAGVVLLRPASAGTGVIAGGPVRAVLECVGIHDILSKSLGSSNAINIVHATVDALKQLEEPASVAARRGLPLDEVAPAALVRALQNQKAGV